A region from the Nostoc sp. HK-01 genome encodes:
- a CDS encoding RNA polymerase sigma factor RpoD: MNQANNVLESNFQPDLEIINQPDFEELEDLLIEEEDDLLLVDDGEMDEFLEPQSDEDDAKSGKAAKSRRRTQSKKKHYTEDSIRLYLQEIGRIRLLRADEEIELARKIADLLELERVRERLSEQLDRDPRDSEWAEAVQLPLPAFRYRLHVGRRAKDKMVQSNLRLVVSIAKKYMNRGLSFQDLIQEGSLGLIRAAEKFDHEKGYKFSTYATWWIRQAITRAIADQSRTIRLPVHLYETISRIKKTTKLLSQEMGRKPTEEEIATRMEMTIEKLRFIAKSAQLPISLETPIGKEEDSRLGDFIESDGETPEDQVSKNLLREDLEKVLDSLSPRERDVLRLRYGLDDGRMKTLEEIGQIFNVTRERIRQIEAKALRKLRHPNRNSVLKEYIR; the protein is encoded by the coding sequence ATGAACCAGGCTAACAACGTACTCGAAAGCAATTTTCAGCCTGACCTAGAAATAATAAATCAGCCTGATTTTGAGGAGTTAGAAGACCTCTTAATTGAAGAAGAGGATGACTTGCTTCTCGTTGATGATGGCGAAATGGATGAATTTTTAGAGCCTCAGTCTGATGAGGACGACGCAAAGTCTGGAAAAGCCGCTAAATCGCGTCGTCGCACACAAAGCAAGAAAAAGCACTACACCGAAGATTCAATTCGTCTTTACTTGCAAGAAATCGGGCGAATTCGCTTGTTGCGGGCTGACGAAGAAATCGAATTAGCGCGAAAAATTGCAGATTTACTGGAATTAGAAAGAGTCAGAGAAAGACTCTCAGAACAGTTAGACCGCGATCCTCGTGATAGCGAATGGGCAGAAGCAGTGCAATTACCATTACCTGCTTTTCGCTATCGTCTGCACGTTGGTCGCAGAGCCAAAGATAAGATGGTGCAATCGAACCTACGGCTTGTGGTTTCTATTGCCAAGAAATACATGAATCGTGGTTTGTCATTCCAAGATTTAATTCAAGAAGGTAGCCTTGGTTTGATTCGTGCAGCTGAGAAGTTTGATCACGAAAAGGGATATAAATTCTCCACCTACGCTACATGGTGGATTCGTCAGGCTATTACCAGAGCGATCGCTGATCAGTCTCGTACTATCCGCCTACCAGTTCACCTTTACGAAACTATCTCCCGCATCAAGAAAACCACCAAGCTACTTTCTCAAGAAATGGGTCGCAAACCTACTGAGGAAGAAATCGCTACTCGGATGGAAATGACCATCGAGAAACTGCGGTTTATTGCTAAATCTGCACAGCTACCCATCTCATTAGAAACACCCATTGGTAAAGAAGAAGATTCTCGATTGGGTGATTTTATTGAATCTGATGGTGAAACCCCAGAAGATCAGGTTTCTAAAAATCTGTTGCGTGAAGATTTAGAAAAAGTCCTCGACAGTCTCAGCCCCCGTGAACGCGATGTTCTGAGATTGCGCTATGGCTTGGATGATGGTCGGATGAAAACCCTAGAGGAAATTGGTCAAATCTTCAACGTTACCCGTGAACGCATTCGCCAAATTGAAGCCAAAGCCCTCCGCAAATTACGTCACCCCAACCGTAACAGCGTCCTCAAGGAATATATTCGGTAG
- a CDS encoding DNA gyrase subunit B — MTSSYSADQIQVLEGLEAVRKRPGMYIGSTGPRGLHHLVYEVVDNSVDEALAGYCTHIEIEINADGSVSVTDDGRGIPTDTHSRTGKSALETVMTVLHAGGKFGGGGYKVSGGLHGVGISVVNALSEVVEVTVWRDKKVHTQRYERGVPVTELVAKPYKEARTGTSVTFKPDTQIFTTGIEFDYITLSGRLRELAYLNAGVKITFTDNRLELIKSDTPKVETYEYKGGIKEYIAYMNRDKQPLHEEIIYVQGERSNVQIEVALQWCTDAYTDNVLGFANNIRTVDGGTHLEGLKAVLTRTLNAIARKRNKIKENEPNLSGEHVREGLTAVISVKVPDPEFEGQTKTKLGNTEVRGIVDSLVGEVLTEYLEFHPGIADSILDKAIQAFKAAEAARHARELVRRKSVLESSPLPGKLADCSSRDPSESEIYIVEGDSAGGSAKQGRDRRTQAILPLRGKILNIEKTDDSKIYKNNEIQALITALGLGVKGEEFDSTQLRYHRIIIMTDADVDGAHIRTLLLTFFYRYQRSLIEQGFIYIACPPLFKVERGKNHEYCYSDRELQEAIAKFPANANYTIQRFKGLGEMMPAQLWTTTMNPETRTLKQVEIEDAAEADRIFTILMGDRVAPRREFIETYGSKLNFAELDI; from the coding sequence ATGACGAGCAGTTACAGTGCCGATCAGATTCAAGTTCTGGAAGGTCTGGAAGCCGTCCGCAAACGACCGGGGATGTACATTGGTTCTACCGGGCCGCGAGGACTCCACCATTTAGTTTATGAGGTGGTAGATAACTCTGTTGATGAAGCATTAGCAGGATACTGCACCCATATAGAAATAGAGATTAATGCAGATGGTTCTGTGAGTGTAACAGATGACGGTCGGGGTATTCCTACCGATACTCACTCGCGGACTGGGAAATCGGCTTTGGAAACCGTAATGACAGTGCTGCACGCTGGTGGTAAATTTGGCGGTGGTGGCTACAAAGTTTCTGGAGGATTACACGGGGTTGGGATTTCTGTAGTTAATGCTTTATCAGAAGTTGTCGAAGTTACAGTTTGGCGGGATAAAAAGGTTCATACCCAACGTTATGAGAGAGGTGTTCCCGTTACTGAACTGGTAGCGAAGCCTTATAAAGAAGCTAGAACAGGTACTTCCGTAACTTTCAAACCAGATACACAAATCTTTACTACTGGGATTGAGTTTGATTACATCACCCTATCAGGCCGTTTGCGAGAATTGGCTTATCTCAATGCAGGGGTGAAAATTACTTTCACAGACAACCGTTTAGAACTCATCAAAAGCGATACACCCAAGGTTGAAACCTACGAATATAAGGGTGGGATTAAAGAATATATCGCTTACATGAACCGTGATAAGCAGCCGCTACATGAAGAAATTATTTATGTGCAGGGGGAACGCAGCAATGTGCAGATAGAAGTGGCGTTGCAATGGTGTACTGATGCCTATACAGATAATGTGCTGGGTTTTGCGAATAATATCCGCACTGTTGATGGCGGAACCCACTTAGAAGGTTTAAAGGCGGTGCTGACTCGGACATTAAATGCGATCGCCCGCAAACGCAATAAAATCAAAGAAAATGAACCTAACCTCAGCGGTGAACACGTCCGAGAAGGTTTGACAGCAGTAATTTCGGTTAAAGTACCCGATCCTGAATTTGAAGGACAAACCAAAACCAAACTCGGTAATACTGAAGTACGGGGAATCGTTGATTCTCTTGTAGGAGAAGTTTTAACTGAGTACCTGGAATTTCACCCTGGTATCGCTGATTCAATTCTCGATAAAGCTATCCAAGCATTCAAAGCCGCTGAAGCAGCACGTCACGCACGGGAGTTAGTCAGACGCAAATCTGTACTGGAATCCTCTCCTTTACCTGGTAAATTAGCAGATTGTAGTTCCCGCGATCCCAGCGAATCAGAAATTTACATTGTAGAAGGTGACTCAGCAGGTGGTAGCGCTAAACAAGGACGCGATCGCCGCACCCAAGCTATCCTGCCTCTACGTGGTAAAATCCTCAACATCGAAAAAACTGACGATTCCAAAATCTACAAAAATAACGAAATTCAGGCGTTAATTACAGCCTTGGGTTTAGGAGTTAAAGGAGAAGAATTCGACTCTACCCAACTGCGCTATCATCGCATCATCATCATGACTGACGCGGACGTTGATGGAGCGCACATCCGCACATTACTGTTAACATTCTTCTATAGATATCAGCGATCGCTAATTGAACAAGGATTTATTTATATCGCTTGTCCTCCTTTATTTAAGGTAGAACGCGGTAAGAATCATGAGTATTGTTATAGCGACAGAGAACTGCAAGAAGCCATTGCTAAGTTCCCAGCTAACGCTAACTACACCATCCAACGTTTCAAAGGTTTGGGTGAAATGATGCCAGCACAACTCTGGACAACTACAATGAATCCAGAAACCCGCACTCTCAAACAAGTAGAAATTGAAGATGCTGCCGAAGCTGATCGCATTTTCACCATTCTAATGGGCGATCGCGTTGCGCCCCGACGTGAATTTATCGAAACCTACGGTTCTAAACTCAATTTTGCCGAGCTAGATATATAA
- the miaA gene encoding tRNA delta(2)-isopentenylpyrophosphate transferase — MTKLIVICGATATGKSGLGLSLAKRLGSVIFSADSRQVYREFNIGTAKPTLAEQKLVPHYLIDICKPTDTMTVADYQEQAQALIESVGVEPILLVGGTGLYIRSIVQGMKIPRVAPDDELRSQLASLGQNQLYGMLQQVDPVAANKIHPHDLVRTLRALEVFYITGIPISVQQGENPPDYPILQIGLDCDVDKLDARIHKRTEQMIADGLVSEVEYLCQKYGTDLSLLNTLGYQEIKQYLAGEITLNTAKELTVLHTRQFAKRQRTWFRAYPQIEWFNADDPDLIEQLWQRVIQFIN; from the coding sequence ATGACCAAATTAATTGTTATTTGTGGGGCGACTGCAACAGGTAAGTCTGGTTTAGGGCTAAGTTTAGCTAAAAGATTGGGTTCTGTGATTTTCAGTGCAGATTCCCGTCAAGTTTACCGTGAGTTTAATATTGGCACAGCTAAACCAACGTTAGCAGAACAAAAATTAGTGCCACATTATTTAATAGATATCTGCAAGCCAACAGACACTATGACGGTAGCAGATTATCAAGAGCAGGCACAAGCTTTGATTGAGTCGGTGGGTGTCGAGCCAATTTTATTAGTAGGTGGAACTGGTTTATATATACGTTCCATAGTTCAAGGAATGAAAATTCCCAGAGTTGCGCCTGATGATGAATTGCGATCGCAATTAGCATCTCTGGGACAAAATCAACTGTATGGTATGTTGCAACAAGTTGATCCTGTTGCAGCAAATAAAATTCATCCTCACGATCTCGTGCGGACTTTACGCGCATTAGAAGTATTTTATATAACTGGAATTCCTATCTCTGTTCAACAAGGAGAAAACCCACCAGATTATCCAATTTTACAGATTGGCTTAGATTGTGATGTTGATAAATTAGATGCACGCATTCACAAGCGAACTGAACAGATGATTGCTGATGGGTTAGTATCTGAAGTTGAATATCTTTGTCAAAAATATGGTACTGATTTATCTTTGTTAAATACCTTGGGATATCAGGAAATCAAGCAATATTTGGCTGGTGAGATTACTTTAAATACAGCTAAAGAATTAACAGTTTTACATACACGGCAATTTGCCAAGCGACAACGTACTTGGTTTAGAGCATATCCGCAAATTGAGTGGTTTAATGCAGATGATCCTGATTTGATAGAGCAACTTTGGCAGCGTGTAATTCAGTTTATTAATTAA
- a CDS encoding GCN5-related N-acetyltransferase: MYSNNLSLPSGCILRQATSADKWSIRSLVFLAKLDPTQLRWQQFFVVECEGNLIACGQLRNFVGVQELGSLVVTPTWRGRGLGSLLTQHLISQATEPLYLECLGENLSQFYSRFGFVTVDFENIPPSLKHKFGISQFAKQLFRVPIVFMKYCQEWEAKGKV, from the coding sequence ATGTATTCAAACAATTTATCATTACCATCTGGATGTATTTTGCGTCAGGCAACTTCGGCTGATAAGTGGTCAATTCGTTCATTAGTATTTTTAGCTAAACTTGACCCTACCCAATTACGTTGGCAACAGTTCTTTGTTGTTGAATGTGAAGGTAATTTAATTGCTTGTGGACAATTACGTAATTTTGTAGGTGTACAAGAACTAGGTAGTTTAGTTGTTACACCCACTTGGAGAGGACGTGGTTTAGGTAGTTTGCTGACGCAGCATCTCATAAGTCAAGCAACAGAACCACTATATTTAGAATGCTTGGGTGAAAATTTATCACAGTTTTATAGTCGTTTTGGTTTTGTCACAGTTGATTTTGAAAATATTCCGCCATCTCTCAAGCATAAATTTGGTATCTCTCAATTTGCTAAACAACTGTTCAGAGTGCCTATAGTATTTATGAAATATTGCCAGGAGTGGGAAGCAAAAGGTAAAGTTTAA